A part of Anaerotignum faecicola genomic DNA contains:
- the mgtE gene encoding magnesium transporter, producing the protein MSDMNEEMQILFDNYTALMDGGQYLQLKQELNEEQPANIAEYFEELTAEKQLFIFRLLSKDVAAEVFSYMDNDTQEHIVQSITDREVRNIVDEMFLDDTVDFLEEAPANLVKKVLRNTDAGTRQLINRFLNYPENSAGSLMTIEFVRLRANMTVTKALSEIKRVGMDKETIYTCYVTDAQRKLLGVIPLRTLICAEDDSLVGDLMEDDVISVHTLDDQEEVANIFKKYNWMALPVTDTEGRLVGIITVDDIVDVIEQETTEDMELMNAVLPSDDEYLKMSVFALVKNRIPWLCVLMISGTLSAFVIGMYQSLLDSVVMLSSFMTIITGTGGNAGSQASAMVIRGLALGDIQMRDTFKVVFKELRVGILCGLILAMVNMIRMTFFDHSTPFNIDLTVSLSMGVAVVLAKTLGCILPILAKAVKLDPAMMAGPLISTVVDAIALVVYFSIATVLVL; encoded by the coding sequence GATGGACGGTGGACAGTATTTGCAGCTAAAGCAGGAATTAAATGAGGAACAGCCTGCCAATATTGCGGAATATTTTGAGGAACTGACGGCGGAAAAGCAGCTTTTTATCTTCCGTCTGCTCTCGAAGGATGTTGCGGCAGAGGTGTTCTCCTATATGGATAATGATACACAGGAGCATATTGTGCAGTCCATTACCGACCGAGAGGTGCGCAATATCGTGGACGAAATGTTTCTGGATGATACGGTGGACTTTCTGGAGGAAGCCCCTGCCAATCTGGTCAAAAAGGTGCTGCGGAATACCGATGCCGGCACAAGACAGCTAATCAACCGTTTTCTGAATTATCCCGAAAATTCCGCAGGCAGCCTGATGACAATCGAATTTGTGCGCCTGCGTGCCAATATGACTGTTACAAAGGCGCTGAGCGAAATCAAGCGCGTTGGGATGGATAAGGAAACCATCTATACCTGCTATGTGACGGATGCACAGCGAAAGCTGTTGGGGGTTATTCCTCTGAGAACCCTGATTTGTGCGGAGGATGACAGTCTGGTTGGGGATCTGATGGAGGATGACGTTATTTCCGTACACACATTGGATGACCAGGAGGAGGTTGCAAATATCTTCAAGAAATATAACTGGATGGCACTGCCCGTAACGGATACGGAGGGCAGACTGGTCGGCATCATCACGGTCGATGATATCGTGGACGTTATCGAGCAGGAAACCACAGAAGATATGGAACTGATGAATGCTGTCCTGCCTTCGGATGACGAATACCTAAAAATGAGCGTATTCGCACTGGTGAAGAATCGTATTCCGTGGCTTTGCGTGCTGATGATTTCCGGTACGCTGAGTGCCTTTGTTATCGGGATGTATCAAAGCCTTCTGGATTCGGTTGTTATGCTTTCTAGCTTTATGACAATCATCACCGGTACGGGCGGTAACGCCGGTTCGCAGGCCTCTGCCATGGTTATTCGTGGTCTGGCGCTGGGTGATATTCAGATGCGTGATACGTTTAAGGTTGTATTCAAGGAGCTGCGCGTTGGTATCCTCTGTGGTCTGATTCTGGCGATGGTCAATATGATTCGTATGACCTTTTTCGACCATTCGACCCCGTTTAATATTGACCTGACGGTTTCCCTCAGTATGGGTGTTGCGGTTGTTCTGGCGAAAACACTGGGTTGTATCCTGCCTATTCTGGCAAAGGCAGTCAAGCTTGACCCTGCGATGATGGCGGGCCCCTTGATTTCTACGGTTGTGGATGCGATTGCACTGGTGGTTTATTTCAGCATTGCAACGGTGTTGGTGCTGTAA